In Methanobacterium paludis, the following proteins share a genomic window:
- a CDS encoding class I SAM-dependent methyltransferase has protein sequence MDPEAPWKQFKGKETPSTVQLDDSFFKMVPKGSKVLDFACGWGRMAFKLQEHGYDVVGFDINSNAVENARKHSKKFNELYKNRVSFDVANARDLPYLEGSFDACLIQAFMTALVDAEHRKMVLNEARRVLKRGGLLYLADFGQSWDNPIYKKRYINDFPETGEMGTFIVTEDGSPESPEIFRAHHYTKKELIELIEPRFEIEMFKETVFTTYHGNKTKGFIIMARKG, from the coding sequence ATGGATCCCGAAGCACCATGGAAACAATTTAAGGGAAAAGAAACTCCTTCAACAGTCCAGTTAGATGATTCATTTTTTAAAATGGTTCCAAAAGGTTCTAAGGTTCTTGATTTTGCATGTGGGTGGGGGAGGATGGCTTTTAAGTTGCAGGAACATGGTTATGATGTTGTTGGTTTTGATATTAATTCAAATGCCGTAGAGAATGCTCGCAAACATTCAAAAAAATTCAATGAGTTATATAAAAACAGGGTAAGTTTTGATGTTGCAAATGCACGAGATCTGCCCTATCTTGAAGGTTCATTTGACGCATGTTTGATACAGGCTTTCATGACTGCACTGGTTGATGCAGAACACAGAAAAATGGTTTTAAATGAAGCTCGAAGGGTTTTAAAAAGGGGTGGACTTCTTTATCTGGCAGATTTCGGGCAAAGCTGGGACAATCCCATTTACAAAAAGAGGTACATTAATGATTTCCCTGAAACTGGGGAAATGGGAACTTTTATTGTAACAGAGGACGGCAGTCCAGAAAGCCCTGAAATTTTCAGAGCTCACCATTACACCAAAAAAGAGTTAATAGAACTTATCGAACCCAGATTTGAGATTGAAATGTTTAAAGAAACAGTTTTTACAACTTATCATGGAAATAAAACTAAGGGATTTATAATAATGGCCAGAAAAGGCTGA
- a CDS encoding MTH865 family protein, which translates to MNTQIAGNLRLFPLKNPEELLTAFPQGAETPHKRSVEQPLVKQENYLNPVIFHLKTPQDIDIN; encoded by the coding sequence ATAAATACACAAATTGCAGGTAACTTAAGGCTATTTCCACTCAAAAATCCAGAAGAGTTATTAACAGCATTTCCTCAAGGAGCAGAAACACCCCACAAGCGTAGTGTTGAACAACCACTGGTGAAACAGGAAAACTACTTAAACCCTGTGATTTTCCATTTAAAAACGCCCCAAGATATTGACATCAATTGA
- a CDS encoding MFS transporter, translated as MTKTVLLLSGMLTIMAGALISPDLPRIQAYFAAVPSIAVITPFILTIVALSIIIVSPFIGGLIGKVGKRRIFLVSLVLYAIGGSGGLYLDNIWAIMVSRVVLAVAVGVLTVCTMTLAADYFHGNERREFMGFLSASMSLGAAIFIFASGYLADIGWRLPFMLYLFSLIILPFAFLFIPEIKEVTKKRTKKVTVEKDSAHPMQQRAALLNADTVEVDKQAPPKSELILIFVLPFLSMVFLYIMTVQMPFYVEVLAVGSSFISGIIITAMNILQTFAGIFYGRSVEIKPAHILEAFFLFESLGFLIISIASSTLFLIIGASFCGFGMGITIAASSTWVPSIAPDKDRDKYIIVLNMMIYSGQFLSPIIAMPFVNIFGYSAPYGFFTQVGIFCLSIFIITVLTSLISSKKGRRNFFTVRSITE; from the coding sequence ATGACAAAGACAGTTTTGCTGCTTTCTGGAATGCTGACTATTATGGCAGGAGCCCTGATATCTCCTGACCTTCCAAGAATACAGGCATATTTTGCGGCAGTTCCATCCATTGCAGTGATAACTCCTTTCATTTTGACCATTGTTGCGTTGAGTATAATCATAGTGTCACCATTTATCGGTGGTTTAATTGGTAAGGTGGGTAAACGGAGGATATTTTTAGTTTCATTGGTTTTGTACGCAATAGGTGGAAGTGGGGGGCTTTATTTAGATAATATTTGGGCCATTATGGTAAGTCGTGTAGTGTTAGCTGTGGCTGTTGGTGTACTTACAGTATGTACCATGACGCTTGCAGCCGACTATTTTCATGGCAATGAAAGGCGCGAATTTATGGGATTTTTATCGGCAAGTATGAGTTTAGGTGCTGCGATATTCATATTTGCTTCAGGTTACCTTGCAGATATAGGATGGCGTTTGCCTTTCATGCTTTACCTGTTTTCCCTCATTATTCTTCCCTTTGCATTTCTATTTATCCCTGAAATTAAGGAAGTTACGAAAAAAAGGACAAAAAAAGTTACAGTTGAAAAAGACTCTGCTCATCCAATGCAACAGCGAGCAGCCCTTCTGAATGCTGACACAGTTGAAGTTGATAAACAAGCCCCTCCAAAATCAGAACTCATCTTAATTTTTGTTCTTCCATTTCTTTCAATGGTATTTCTCTACATTATGACTGTTCAGATGCCATTCTACGTTGAAGTACTTGCAGTTGGATCTTCCTTCATTTCTGGAATCATAATTACAGCCATGAACATTCTCCAGACATTCGCTGGAATTTTCTACGGGCGAAGTGTTGAAATAAAACCTGCACATATTTTGGAGGCATTTTTCCTCTTTGAAAGCCTGGGATTCCTTATTATATCCATTGCATCTAGTACACTATTTCTCATTATTGGAGCATCATTCTGCGGTTTTGGAATGGGGATCACAATAGCTGCAAGCAGCACATGGGTTCCATCCATAGCACCGGATAAAGATCGTGATAAATACATCATCGTACTTAACATGATGATCTACTCCGGACAATTTTTATCACCAATAATTGCTATGCCTTTTGTGAATATTTTTGGCTACTCTGCACCATATGGATTCTTTACACAGGTAGGAATATTTTGTCTGAGTATATTCATCATCACTGTGCTGACAAGTCTTATCTCAAGCAAAAAAGGTAGAAGGAACTTCTTCACAGTCAGATCAATTACAGAATGA
- a CDS encoding winged helix-turn-helix domain-containing protein: MKPENKIHDQEILDIKEKLELMHSDIKRMMENSNQEYLNLMMANLKKDFLNCITGYVSEDVESCLERGMVEKCSMRDTCKSKFTDLLQSNTTLMTHDAVPEGDITEVKDTLNKMREGAPFEKCEACFSEVYDIFDKQMKFMRSLHVHSTNDEKKKDISKISDEIMVKEVLEPLSNKQRIQILKSMASQTKTFSSLSEITGLKGGNLLFHIQKLLDTNMILQRHERGDYMITEKGYKLLMLLTEVNELLGDINPLTLTQ; the protein is encoded by the coding sequence ATGAAACCTGAAAATAAAATTCACGATCAAGAAATTTTGGATATAAAAGAAAAGTTAGAGCTAATGCATAGTGACATAAAGCGAATGATGGAAAATTCCAATCAGGAATATCTAAATTTAATGATGGCCAACTTAAAGAAGGATTTTTTAAACTGTATAACAGGGTATGTCTCAGAGGATGTTGAATCATGCCTTGAAAGGGGTATGGTGGAAAAATGCTCAATGAGGGACACGTGTAAATCCAAATTCACAGATTTGCTGCAGTCAAACACAACTCTCATGACGCATGATGCTGTTCCTGAAGGAGATATAACTGAAGTTAAAGATACATTAAATAAAATGAGAGAGGGAGCTCCATTTGAAAAGTGTGAGGCATGTTTTTCTGAAGTTTACGACATCTTTGATAAACAGATGAAGTTCATGCGTTCACTTCACGTTCACAGCACAAACGATGAGAAGAAAAAGGATATTTCCAAGATTTCCGATGAAATTATGGTTAAGGAAGTTCTTGAACCATTATCCAATAAGCAGAGAATTCAAATTTTAAAATCGATGGCTTCGCAAACAAAGACTTTTTCTTCTCTTTCTGAAATAACAGGGCTCAAAGGTGGAAACCTGTTGTTCCACATCCAAAAACTTCTTGATACTAATATGATCCTCCAACGCCATGAACGGGGGGATTATATGATCACTGAGAAGGGATATAAACTTTTAATGTTACTTACAGAAGTAAATGAACTTTTAGGAGATATTAACCCCTTAACATTAACACAATAA
- a CDS encoding peptidoglycan-binding domain-containing protein, whose product MSKKAVVVIQQSGYGGDRIKGKIKYSLILALCAMFSVLPFSVAADSASTVSTNSTQNVVGTNNTVSDYGLSIGDSGDKVVELQKWLKNQGYYVGAIDGSFGPYTKLAVEYFQTDSNIVVDGWVADQTVGAMNDLTGTTTFTLSQSGNDSTTDTTSEATTSKATTSKATTCKATTSKVTANATTSKATTSKVTATTTTSKATTTTSKATTSKATTTTSKATTTSSSTLSEILASGAKYGYSHSASTAAAMEKIGSGDCWAMSDYLYGKLSAAGISSRIVQYSTAYSSNHRSVQLYQNGAWVDVPYSSYGYNMLFKATSSKPGMTVLASC is encoded by the coding sequence TTGTCCAAAAAGGCGGTTGTTGTTATACAACAATCAGGATACGGAGGCGATAGGATTAAGGGAAAAATTAAGTATTCGTTGATATTGGCATTATGTGCTATGTTCAGTGTTCTGCCATTTTCAGTGGCTGCTGACTCAGCAAGCACAGTAAGTACCAATTCAACTCAAAATGTAGTCGGGACGAATAATACAGTTTCTGACTATGGTTTATCAATCGGAGATAGCGGAGATAAAGTAGTAGAACTACAAAAATGGCTTAAAAATCAGGGATACTACGTTGGAGCAATCGATGGAAGCTTTGGTCCTTACACTAAACTAGCTGTTGAATATTTCCAGACAGATTCAAACATAGTGGTGGACGGATGGGTTGCAGATCAGACAGTAGGTGCAATGAACGACCTTACAGGTACCACAACATTCACACTTTCCCAAAGCGGAAATGACTCAACCACAGACACAACCAGCGAAGCTACAACTAGCAAAGCTACAACCAGTAAAGCTACAACATGCAAAGCTACAACCAGCAAAGTAACAGCTAACGCTACAACCAGCAAAGCTACAACTTCAAAAGTTACAGCTACAACTACAACCAGCAAAGCTACAACTACAACCAGCAAAGCTACAACTTCAAAAGCTACAACTACAACTTCAAAAGCTACAACCACAAGTTCAAGCACTCTTTCTGAGATTCTTGCAAGTGGAGCAAAGTACGGCTACAGCCATTCAGCCAGCACAGCAGCTGCAATGGAAAAGATTGGAAGCGGTGACTGTTGGGCAATGAGTGACTACCTGTACGGCAAACTTTCAGCAGCAGGTATCTCATCAAGAATAGTTCAGTACAGCACAGCATACTCATCAAACCACAGGTCAGTTCAACTGTACCAGAATGGTGCATGGGTAGATGTTCCATACTCAAGCTACGGCTACAACATGTTGTTCAAGGCAACTTCAAGTAAGCCTGGAATGACAGTATTAGCAAGTTGTTAA
- a CDS encoding ABC-ATPase domain-containing protein, with the protein MQKKEKLLQTIKRIDGRGYKAYNDIKGSYDFGDFKLYIDHVQRDPFASPSLILVEVEGNDAAFPAEFLKSFHRIVALEDYISREFHHAIGKYGEGRSGSGHSGVFRIDSGAQEILERSCVNISPQKLEIRFSMGLPARGRRVLGKAAASMFMEILPKIVADSCFYRSLNPEKVAKEVKTFEDATYIRNQLAELGLVAFIANGSVLPRESGVSDRPMKHAVTFKSPESMEVTIKTPNKGPVMGMGILEGVTLIVGGGYHGKSTLLHAVERGVYNHLPGDGREFVITRDSAVKIRAEDGRRVEKVDINSFIHNPPMGPDTREFSTENASGSTSQAANIIEAMESGTELLLFDEDTSATNFMIRDERMQRLVAKEKEPITPFIDRVRELYEEHETSTIIVMGGSGDYFEVADTIIMMDNYKPHNVTEKARKVAEDLPINRIREVNSDFKFGHRSPQPQSIKPFKGRKLKLDSRGLSTALLGGENIDLSQVEQLIDPSQTRTITYAIYFASQKHMDGKRSLIDVLQLVEKDIENKGLDVLALKGRKNPNNLVKPRIFELAAAINRLRSLEMKKVG; encoded by the coding sequence ATGCAAAAGAAGGAAAAACTTCTCCAAACCATTAAAAGAATAGATGGACGGGGTTACAAGGCATATAATGATATTAAAGGAAGTTACGATTTTGGAGACTTCAAATTATACATTGACCATGTGCAGAGGGACCCATTCGCCAGCCCGTCACTTATCCTGGTGGAAGTTGAAGGTAACGATGCAGCGTTTCCAGCTGAATTTTTAAAAAGTTTCCATAGGATAGTGGCACTGGAAGATTATATATCCCGGGAATTTCATCATGCCATCGGCAAGTACGGTGAAGGAAGAAGTGGAAGCGGCCACAGCGGAGTTTTTCGCATTGACAGTGGTGCCCAGGAGATCCTGGAGAGAAGTTGCGTAAATATCAGCCCTCAAAAACTGGAAATCAGGTTTTCAATGGGATTACCTGCAAGGGGGCGAAGAGTTCTTGGTAAAGCAGCAGCCAGTATGTTCATGGAGATTCTCCCAAAAATTGTGGCTGATTCCTGTTTTTACAGAAGCTTAAATCCTGAGAAAGTTGCTAAAGAAGTGAAGACCTTTGAAGATGCCACTTATATAAGAAATCAACTGGCTGAATTGGGACTTGTTGCGTTTATAGCCAATGGATCAGTACTGCCCAGGGAAAGTGGAGTTTCAGACAGGCCAATGAAACATGCTGTTACATTCAAATCACCTGAATCTATGGAGGTAACCATTAAAACCCCAAATAAGGGTCCTGTTATGGGTATGGGTATTTTGGAGGGTGTAACGCTAATTGTGGGGGGAGGATATCATGGTAAATCCACCCTGCTTCATGCTGTGGAAAGAGGAGTTTACAACCATTTACCCGGTGACGGCAGAGAATTTGTGATAACACGTGATAGTGCAGTTAAAATAAGGGCAGAAGATGGCAGGAGAGTTGAAAAAGTAGATATTAACTCATTTATCCACAACCCTCCAATGGGCCCAGATACCCGCGAATTTTCCACGGAAAATGCTTCAGGCTCCACATCTCAGGCCGCCAATATCATTGAAGCCATGGAATCAGGGACAGAGCTTCTTCTTTTTGATGAGGACACTTCAGCAACCAACTTCATGATCAGAGATGAACGTATGCAGCGTTTGGTTGCCAAGGAAAAAGAACCCATAACTCCATTCATTGACAGGGTAAGGGAGCTTTATGAAGAACATGAAACATCCACCATAATTGTTATGGGAGGCTCAGGAGATTACTTTGAAGTTGCAGACACCATAATAATGATGGATAACTACAAGCCCCATAACGTCACTGAAAAAGCCAGAAAAGTGGCTGAAGACCTTCCAATAAACAGGATAAGGGAAGTTAATTCTGATTTTAAATTCGGCCACAGATCTCCTCAACCACAGAGCATAAAACCTTTCAAAGGAAGGAAGCTTAAACTGGACAGCCGTGGACTTTCAACAGCCCTTCTGGGCGGTGAAAACATTGATTTATCCCAGGTTGAGCAGCTCATTGATCCAAGCCAGACCCGCACCATAACCTACGCAATTTACTTTGCGTCCCAAAAACACATGGATGGAAAAAGATCCCTGATCGATGTACTTCAACTGGTTGAAAAAGACATTGAAAATAAAGGATTGGACGTATTAGCACTTAAAGGCCGAAAAAATCCTAATAATCTTGTTAAGCCTCGAATATTTGAGCTAGCTGCTGCCATAAACCGGCTGCGTAGTTTGGAGATGAAAAAAGTAGGATAA
- a CDS encoding M48 family metallopeptidase, with product MSKNKSFLLDVEISSDYVGEILNFISRNYLQRQPENFKDIHKTRNGLFFTVFDKELWSVDVMLKASNPIAVDMQVSPDTPDHILDELREDLLLVVKIYEENINNSTLYFAWVEGEDIIPEEFPTARKRLSIRMLTSNLLLLYIVFFFVLIVLFLLFGVYGVFGFIFIQFCIVLLSDKIFKRIGNWKITEKNPYVHIVQYNLPNGEIDQFKEKFNKDDILQMKKEIYKRSLAVGKEPTCELGEDVFESYGMVCNPQHRSSKVVNVYKIVETAVDKFGLPMPHIVITNNMVPNAAATGPSPNRGVVMITTGLLVHLKEDEILSVIGHELGHLQGRDPLILFAIVSGEFILRLTVLLPIVLLAPFLYIIVVIWSIFFVAKFFEARADLVSAIKIGHPEVLAEALRKIGYQRLAYERKPSSRIPSWLRWDTHPPIYFRIDRLEKLKKPEDIKNPLITSIKDVFSGFKAAFGL from the coding sequence ATGTCTAAAAATAAATCTTTTTTACTGGATGTTGAAATTTCATCAGATTACGTTGGTGAAATACTGAATTTTATATCCAGAAACTACCTGCAAAGGCAGCCTGAAAACTTCAAAGACATCCATAAAACCAGAAACGGATTATTCTTTACAGTATTTGATAAGGAACTATGGAGTGTGGATGTTATGCTCAAGGCGTCCAATCCTATCGCTGTTGATATGCAGGTATCTCCAGACACACCTGACCATATTTTAGATGAGCTAAGAGAGGATCTTCTCCTTGTAGTTAAGATTTATGAGGAGAACATAAACAACTCCACTTTATACTTTGCATGGGTGGAAGGGGAGGATATTATCCCTGAAGAATTTCCTACCGCTCGAAAACGGCTTTCAATTAGAATGTTAACAAGTAACTTACTTTTATTGTACATTGTATTCTTTTTTGTTCTTATTGTTCTTTTCCTACTTTTTGGAGTATACGGGGTTTTTGGATTTATATTTATCCAGTTCTGCATAGTTTTACTGTCTGATAAAATATTCAAGCGAATAGGAAACTGGAAAATCACTGAAAAAAATCCTTACGTCCATATAGTGCAGTACAACCTTCCCAATGGGGAAATTGACCAGTTCAAAGAAAAATTTAATAAAGATGATATTTTGCAGATGAAAAAGGAGATATACAAGCGATCTCTGGCTGTAGGGAAAGAACCCACATGTGAGCTTGGTGAAGATGTGTTTGAAAGTTATGGGATGGTATGCAATCCACAGCACAGATCAAGTAAGGTTGTAAATGTTTACAAAATAGTTGAAACTGCAGTTGATAAATTTGGGCTACCAATGCCTCACATTGTCATCACCAACAACATGGTTCCCAATGCAGCGGCAACAGGTCCCAGCCCGAACAGAGGTGTGGTGATGATAACAACAGGTCTTCTGGTGCACCTTAAAGAAGATGAAATATTAAGTGTAATTGGCCATGAACTGGGCCATTTGCAGGGAAGAGATCCTCTGATACTATTTGCAATCGTATCAGGGGAATTTATTTTACGTTTAACAGTTTTACTCCCTATTGTACTCTTAGCGCCATTTTTATACATTATCGTGGTTATATGGTCAATATTTTTCGTTGCCAAGTTCTTTGAAGCCCGTGCTGACCTGGTATCTGCCATAAAAATAGGACATCCTGAAGTTCTTGCAGAAGCCCTCCGTAAGATAGGTTATCAACGTCTGGCCTATGAAAGAAAACCTTCAAGCAGAATTCCCAGCTGGTTAAGATGGGATACGCATCCTCCAATTTATTTCAGGATTGACAGGTTGGAAAAACTCAAAAAACCTGAAGATATCAAAAATCCGTTAATAACATCAATCAAAGATGTTTTTTCAGGTTTTAAAGCAGCTTTCGGACTTTGA
- a CDS encoding flavodoxin domain-containing protein codes for MKKTLIIYESKYGTTEKVSKYLSLVLGPASYCKTSEFSDQFKDFDFIIIGSPIYKRELNPRVSKFVQENLNWLKNRQVALFCTCLNIKDGNKSLEKIGNEIGNVSNLRALGGVLKLDDLTDEDSKALEKFSEMVGFDLKDMNKFNLDNVIDYALELKNIKDELIEKIPQTKLKAEIEEFLFSHNTCTLSTSYKERVRSTPIEYNYHDGSIYLLSEGGEKFANILLNNKVSMAIYEDYTGMNNLAGMQITGHAAITLKDEDEYEKVLQIKGLNPEYIKKMPVNLNIIKVKIEKIEFLYSKFKNMGYEARQILNLNN; via the coding sequence ATGAAAAAAACGCTTATTATCTATGAGAGTAAGTACGGGACTACAGAAAAGGTCAGCAAATATTTATCTCTGGTTTTGGGTCCTGCTTCCTATTGCAAAACCAGTGAATTTAGCGATCAATTTAAAGATTTTGACTTTATAATCATCGGATCCCCCATATATAAAAGAGAATTAAATCCAAGGGTATCAAAATTTGTTCAAGAAAACTTAAACTGGCTTAAAAACAGGCAAGTAGCCCTATTTTGCACGTGCTTAAATATTAAAGATGGAAACAAAAGTCTTGAAAAAATTGGAAACGAAATAGGAAATGTTTCAAATCTAAGGGCTCTTGGAGGAGTTTTAAAACTTGATGATCTAACCGATGAAGACTCTAAAGCTCTTGAAAAGTTCAGTGAAATGGTTGGATTTGATTTGAAAGATATGAATAAATTCAACCTGGATAATGTTATTGATTATGCCCTGGAACTCAAAAACATCAAGGATGAACTGATTGAAAAGATTCCTCAAACAAAACTTAAAGCTGAAATAGAAGAATTTTTATTCAGCCACAACACCTGCACCCTTTCTACATCTTATAAAGAGAGAGTAAGATCAACACCCATAGAATACAATTATCATGATGGGTCTATTTACTTGCTAAGCGAAGGCGGGGAAAAATTTGCCAATATCCTACTGAACAATAAGGTTTCCATGGCAATATATGAAGACTACACTGGAATGAACAATCTCGCAGGGATGCAGATAACAGGCCACGCTGCTATTACTCTTAAAGACGAAGATGAGTATGAAAAAGTACTTCAAATTAAGGGCCTGAACCCTGAATACATTAAAAAAATGCCTGTAAATTTGAATATAATAAAAGTAAAGATTGAAAAGATTGAATTCCTCTATTCAAAATTCAAGAACATGGGATATGAAGCACGGCAGATACTAAATCTAAATAACTAA
- a CDS encoding cyclase family protein — MRSVLLSYTIDKNTPFYIGTIKPTITPNDQISKGDEYNTYIITVGNHCGTHIDAPRHFIPTGRKISDYSIQELTFNNPLILDCPKGKEELIKIEDLSEAELKDVDCLFFRTGFGKYRKNDPDTYLTYNPGIAPEVIPWIRENFKSIQCLGIDCVSITGYQQEELGKTSHIAAFKEEKNLGEPLLLIEDMNLDIISREDQLNDVIVLPWQIKEIDSAPCTVVANIKK, encoded by the coding sequence ATGAGATCCGTTTTGCTTTCTTATACTATTGATAAAAATACCCCTTTTTATATAGGGACAATCAAACCAACGATAACCCCTAACGACCAGATTTCTAAGGGGGATGAGTACAACACATACATTATCACCGTTGGAAATCACTGCGGAACCCACATAGATGCTCCACGTCACTTTATTCCAACCGGCAGAAAAATATCTGATTACAGCATTCAAGAGCTTACATTCAACAATCCCCTAATTCTGGACTGTCCTAAAGGCAAAGAAGAGCTTATAAAAATTGAAGACTTGTCTGAAGCTGAACTGAAAGATGTGGACTGTTTGTTTTTCCGCACAGGCTTCGGAAAATACAGAAAAAATGACCCTGACACTTACCTAACATATAATCCTGGAATAGCGCCAGAAGTTATTCCCTGGATAAGGGAGAACTTCAAAAGTATTCAATGTCTTGGTATAGACTGCGTTTCCATTACCGGCTACCAACAGGAAGAATTAGGAAAAACATCCCATATAGCAGCATTTAAAGAAGAAAAAAATTTAGGCGAACCTTTACTTCTAATTGAAGATATGAATCTGGATATAATCTCCAGAGAAGATCAACTAAATGACGTGATCGTTTTACCATGGCAGATAAAAGAAATAGACAGCGCCCCGTGTACTGTGGTGGCCAATATCAAGAAATAA